The following are encoded in a window of Spea bombifrons isolate aSpeBom1 chromosome 2, aSpeBom1.2.pri, whole genome shotgun sequence genomic DNA:
- the ACVR1B gene encoding activin receptor type-1B, translating to MAELPAFLLFTVTFLVVGDVANVADAIRCLCSNCIKTNYTCETDGACMVSTTNINGEKHHMRGCISLADLVPAGKPFYCLSSEDIRNTHCCHTDFCNNIDVVVPSGYNKDPSSGWGPVELVAVIAVPVFLLCVILIVVVLFHCHHRVYHNRQRLDLEDPSCEMYLAKDKTLPDLVYDLSTSGSGSGLPLFVQRTVARTIVLQEIIGKGRFGEVWRGKWRGGDVAVKIFSSREERSWFREAEIYQTVMLRHENILGFIAADNKDNGTWTQLWLVSDYHEHGSLFDYLNRYTVTIEGMIKLSLSAASGLAHLHMEIVGTQGKPGIAHRDLKSKNILVKKNGMCAIADLGLAVRHNSLTDTIDIAPNQRVGTKRYMAPEVLDETINMKHFDSFKCADIYALGLVYWEVARRCSTGGFHEEYQLPYYDLVPSDPSIEEMRKVVCDQKLRPNIPNWWQSYEALRVMGKMMRECWYANGAARLTALRIKKTLSQLSIQEDVKI from the exons CAATTAGATGCCTGTGTTCCAACTGCATCAAAACAAACTACACGTGTGAGACAGATGGGGCCTGCATGGTCTCCACCACCAACATTAATGGAGAGAAGCATCACATGCGAGGATGCATTTCTTTAGCAGACCTCGTCCCTGCCGGAAAACCTTTTTATTGTCTTAGTTCAGAAGATATCCGAAACACCCACTGCTGCCACACAGATTTTTGCAACAACATTGATGTTGTGGTGCCAAGTG GATACAATAAGGACCCTTCTTCTGGCTGGGGTCCTGTGGAGCTTGTGGCTGTGATTGCAGTTCCTGTGTTTCTCCTTTGTGTTATCCTTATTGTGGTGGTCTTGTTTCACTGTCATCACCGGGTTTATCACAACCGCCAGAGGCTTGACCTTGAGGATCCATCATGTGAAATGTATCTGGCAAAAGACAAAACTCTACCAGACCTGGTGTACGATCTGTCCACATCAGGTTCAGGCTCAG ggcTACCACTTTTTGTACAGCGAACAGTGGCAAGAACAATTGTACTGCAGGAAATCATTGGGAAGGGGCGTTTTGGAGAAGTATGGCGGGGTAAATGGCGTGGAGGCGATGTAGCAGTCAAGATCTTTTCCTCCAGGGAAGAGCGATCGTGGTTCAGAGAAGCAGAAATCTACCAAACCGTCATGCTGCGGCATGAGAATATCCTTGGATTTATCGCTGCAGACAACAAAG acaatGGAACGTGGACACAACTTTGGCTCGTTTCAGACTATCATGAACATGGGTCGCTGTTTGACTATCTAAATCGATACACCGTTACCATTGAGGGAATGATTAAGCTTTCTCTGTCAGCTGCTAGTGGGCTCGCTCACCTCCACATGGAGATTGTTGGAACTCAGG GGAAGCCTGGCATTGCTCACCGTGATCTCAAATCCAAAAATATTCTGGTGAAGAAAAATGGCATGTGTGCAATTGCTGACTTGGGCCTTGCTGTTCGGCACAATTCACTCACCGACACCATTGACATTGCTCCAAATCAGAGGGTTGGGACAAAACG ATATATGGCTCCAGAAGTGTTGGATGAGACCATAAACATGAAACATTTTGACTCTTTCAAATGTGCTGATATTTATGCTCTTGGTTTGGTTTACTGGGAAGTAGCTCGTAGATGCAGTACTGGAG GTTTCCATGAAGAGTATCAGCTTCCCTATTATGACCTTGTACCTTCAGATCCATCTATTGAGGAGATGAGAAAAGTAGTATGTGACCAGAAGTTGCGGCCTAACATACCCAATTGGTGGCAAAGTTATGAG GCACTTCGAGTAATGGGAAAGATGATGAGGGAGTGCTGGTACGCTAACGGGGCAGCCCGGTTGACGGCGTTGCGCATCAAAAAAACACTGTCGCAACTTAGCATACAGGAAGACGTGAAGATCTGA